The Verrucomicrobiota bacterium sequence GAGTTTTCTCAACGTCGGCGTTTGACAGCGCGTACATGAAGGTCGAACCCATGCACAAGATGGCATCAAAAGTCCGCCCCAAACGTATGGTGCGCATGTCGCCAACCTGAAGACGCAGGTGCGGCCGTCGTTGCTGAGCGTACTCCACCATCGCCTTGAGGTAATCAACTCCCCAACATTCTCGATAATCACGAGAAAGCGCATCCAAGTCTCGTCCTGTTCCGCAGCCGATGTCCAAGATTGAAGTTGGTGGTTTTCGCAAGAAGCGTGAAAATATGCGCCGGCACATATTCGGCGTTTCCTCATTTGGTTCCGGATAAACCAACTCGTAATACTGCGGATTTCTGTAGAGGAAATTCTTTACCTTTGCGTCCATGCGCGATCGTTCATAAAACTGAGCTTAGCCATCTCGTCACATATCCTCCGTCTCCGTGCTCACCGGCTCCTGCTTGCCTTCGACCGCCGCGACCACCGCGTGCCACGGCAGGATGGCGCATTTGACGCGCGCAGGAAACTTATGCACGCCGGCGAACACTGCCAGCTTGCCAATATCACCGCCGTTGACATTCCCAGTCGTCACCATGTCGTGGACTTTGTCGAACAGCGCCTTCACTTCGGCCTTGGTTTTGCCCTTTAATGTGTCGGTCAGAATCGAAGCAGACGCTTTCGAAATCGCGCAGCCCGAACCTTGGAAGCTGAGGTCTTTGATCACGTCGCCATCCATCAAGGCATAAATCGTGTAGTTATCGCCACAAAGCGGGTTGTGGCCTTGCGCCGCGCGGTTCGCGTTTTCCAGCTTGTGGAAATTGCGCGGGCTTTTGCTGTGGTCAAGAATGACCTGCTGATAAAGGTCTGTTAAATCGTCGAACATGGTGGAAAAGCATCCAAGCACCCAAGCACCCAAGTACCCAAGTACAAAGTTTGGGTGTTTGGGTATTTGGGTCCTTTGGTATTTTGGTAATTCATTTCTTCTCCGCCAGATGCGGATTTGCCTCCAGCCGCTCCCACACGAGCTTGTCCAATTCCTCGCGCGCCGGTTCGCATTTCACGCGGTCGATGATTTCGCCGGCGAAGGCGTGCATCAACATCCGCCGCGCTGTTTCCAATCCAATGCCGCGCGCGCGCAGATAAAAAATGGAATCCTCGTCCATCTGGCCGACCGTCGCGCCGTGTGTGCATTTCACGTCGTCAGCGTAAATCTCCAATTGCGGTTTGGTATCGACGGTCGCCTCGTCGGAGAGCAGCAGATTCTTGTTGGTTTGCTTCGCGTCGGTTTTTTGCGCGATTTGCTGCACGAGAATGCGTCCGTGAAATACACCCTTCGATTTGTCGTCGAGAATGCCGTTGAAATACTCGTGGCTGGCGCAATGCGGTTGTGCGTGCTCGACGATCATGTGATGGTCGGCAAGCTGTTCGCCCTTGGTCAGATAAAGCCCGTTCAAAATACATTCGAGGCCTTCGCCAGCGAGGTTTGTGCGAATGTCGTTGCGCGAAAGCCGCGCGCCGAGGGCGATCGAATGTGAAATGAAACTGCAGTTCCGGCCCAGGTGCGAATGGAGCGTTGCCAGATGAAACGCAGCGAGACTTTCATCCTGAAATTTCAAGTGCTCGACCACGGCATTGTCGCCAATGACAAACTCGGTGACGGCGTTGGTGAAGTAAGGCGCGTCCACGGTGCTGACGTAACTTTCGATGACGGTCAGCCGGCTTTGTTTCTCCGCGATGATCAAATTGCGCGGATGCGTCGTCGCACCGCTCTCTTTGGCCGTGGAAATAAAAACCAGTTGGATGGGTTCGGTCACGATCTGTCCGGCGGGGACGTGGATGAATGCGCCGTCCTGAAAAAACGCCGTGTTGAGCGCAGCGAAGGCGTTCTCGTCGCTTCGGGCGTAACGGGCGAGGTGTTTTTCAATCAGGCTGGAATCGCCGGCCAGTGCCGCGGTGAGGCTGCTGACTCTTACGCCATCGGGCAGCGCGCCAACCGTGGATAGCTCTTTTGAGAAATGGCCGTTGACGAAGACGAGCCGACTGCCGCTCAGACCAGCGAATGTAAACCGGCTCAAGGTTTCAGTCGTGACGCTGATGTCGCCGTCTTGCAAAACTGGTTTGAACGGGAGTTTGGTGAGGGGAGCCACATTGGTGAAGCGCCAATCCTCGAGCCGGGTGGTGGGAAACCCGAGTTCGGCAAAGCGGGCGATGCCGGCCTTGCGAATCGGGAAGAGCCACGAGGGGTGTTTCGCCTCCTTCTCGAATCGCTCGAATTTCTCCAGGAACGGATCGGTCGCCTTCATGTCCAGTCTGTCAGTCGCTTGAACCATATTGCTGCGCGTTTCAATTGTGTTTCGCAAGCTTGTTAACTTGCAGTATTCATGTTCCCACGCGGCACCGCGCAACGCAAGCAGATAGCCGTTTAGATTTTTCACCCAGGGGGAGTCGTGAGTAAGTGATTTCGATTGAGGCGCTCGATGGAAATGAAATTGGCGCTCCAAACACCGCTCCGTCGATCAACGAAACCGCCTTCTGACCATTCGAAAGTCAAGGAATGTGAATCTGGTAGAAGGCCAGCCAGCCGGTCGTATCTTTGGAGCCGACGTCCACTTCGCGCGAGCGATACCAACTGACGTGCCCATCTTCGAACAGGAAATTCCCACCGAGCGGTTCGCCACTTCGGATTGTGTGACTGGAAAGCGATGCCGAGCCGCCCCACCCCCCCGGATTTACCTGGGCATTTTTCCCATCCGAGCCGACGGTTCCTGCGGCCAGTTTCAGGTCCATGAGCACGGGCGCGTTTTTGAAATCAGCACCCAACTTCTTTTTGTAGGCCCAGCCTCCCAGACCCAGGCTGTTGTAATTCCACTTGGAACCGTCAACTCGATGGGGCAAATAGAAAAATCCACACAGGACCCGCCCATTACCGTCAACTATGACACCATCGGCATCCCGGAGATACTTTTGCGTTGGGCAAAAAATCACGTGGAACTGGCTTTTGTCAGCGCCGCGTTCTTGTTTGATAAGGTAGTCGGCCCAAAACTTCTGAACCGTTTTGCCGCACCAACTCACATCGATCCCATCGGTGTTATCCGGGAAGAAAGTCCGATTATCGTTCCCATACAGATTCAACGCGACGCCCCATTGCCGCATGTTGCTTGTGCAAAGCGCCTTCTTTGCCGCAAACCTGGCCTTGGCCAGAGCCGGTAAAAGGAGTCCAGCCAGAATGGCAATGATGGCAATGACGACCAACAACTCAATCAACGTGAAGCCTCCGGTCGCGGACGAACAAGTTGCGGGCCGCTCGGGCGTTATCAGACGAACGCTTGGTCTCTGGGTGGCGCTCATATCAATCTGGTGCCGGGTTATGAGACTCTATAACATGCCCCGTGCAAAGGTGTCAATCTCCTGACCAATTTCTTGTCGCGCTCAATGATCTTTGCTACGCGACGGGAATCATGAAATCAAAGTCGCCTTGCCAGACGTTCGGCAAGCCGTTGCATGGCGGGGGAGTGATCGAGCGGGTCCAAACGCACTTCCAACAAGCAAAATTCTTCCGCATGAGCTTCAGCTTCGTTGAGCGCGAGGTCCAATTCCTCCTCGGTGCGGACAATGAACCCGCGCCCGGCCCCGAGTATTTCCGGAACGCGACTGTAATGCCACGGCCAGAGGTCGTTGTAGGCTCCGTCCTGCATGTGGCGTTCAGTGCCATATCCGCGATTGTTCAACACGATCACAACCGGATTGAGATTGTAGCGCGCGGCGGTGGCCAGCTCCATGCCGGTCATTTGAAATGCTCCGTCGCCCACCAGCACCAGCGGTCGCAATTTGGGATTGGCCAGTTGCGCGCCAATGCTCGCCGGCACCGCAAACCCCATCGAAGCGTAATAAGCCGGCCCAAGAAATTCCGTGCGATGGCGGATGAACAGATCGGCGGCGCCAAACAACGCATCGCCGACATCGGCGACCACGACGGTGTTGTCGGACAAGAAAGCGTTGAGCCGTTGAAACAACCGTTGGACGGTGAGTCTCCTTTCTCCACGTTTCAACTTAAAGTCGTTGACCGGCGTCGGACGCGGAATTTTGTTCAGCGACCTGCGACGCAATCCGGCGCGCAGCAGTCCGCGCACGAAATCCTTGAAGCGCACATTCTCGTAAGTGTGATAGCGCAGCGCCAACTTCTCGCTCGTGGCGTAAATCGATCGGGCGGGATCGAGTCGCGCGGTGAACACGCCGAGATTGATGTCGGTCATGAACGCCCCCAACATGATGACGCAATCACTGTCTTCGACATAGCGGCGCACATCGTCGCGACCCATCGCGCCTTCATAGACGCCCAGGTAAAAGGGATTTTGTTCACCGATGACGGATTTCCCGAGCAACGTGGCTGCCACGGGAATGTTGGTTTCTTGAGCGAGCTTCAGCAGCGCGTCTTGAAGGCCGAACCGATGCACCTCCACGTCGGCGAGGATGACCGGTTTGCGCGCGGAGTTGATCATCGTTCGCGCTTCGGCCAGCGCCGCGCGCAAAATCTGCGGATCGCTGGCTTCATGGATTTCCGGCGGCCGGTGATGCGGGATGCCCGGCACGGAGACGAGGTCACGCGGCAATTCGATATAGACCGGCCGCTTGTAACGCAACGCCGTGTGCAACACCCGGTCGATTTCCTGAAACGCCGTTTGCGGATCGCTCAACACCGTTGAAGCCGCCGTGAGTTGTTCAAAAACTTTCTTTTGCGTGTCGAACTCGCGCACCTTGTGATGCAGGAGTGGATTTTTTTCGCGCTCCTTCATCCCCGGCGCGCCGCTGATGACGACGACGGGCGACTTCTCCGCAAACGCCTCGGCGGTAGTGTTGGCCACCTTCAAACCACCGACGCAGTACGTGACGCATACGGCACCGAGGCCCTTCACGCGCGCGTAAGCGTCGGCGGCGAAACCGGCGCCCTGTTCATCGCACGTGTTGATGATTCTCAGCTTGCTGTGTTCCAGCAGGTCGTAGAAGCCCAGCACGTAATCGCCAGGAATGCCGAACACGTGACGCACGCCGTGCGTGTGAAGTTGTTGGATAAGATACTGGCCAATCGAAATGGAGTTTCTCATCGGGCTCTTGCAGGAAGACTAACATACCCAGCCTCAGAGGTCAAAGCGCGCCGTGAATCAGATTTTCAACGCGCGGCCTTGCCTTCGTGCCGGCATTCCGCAATGGTTATTGCGTAATTGAATCATGCTCACTGAAGACGACATCAAGAACGCGCTCAAGACGGTGAAATATCCCGGCTACAACCGCGACATCATTTCCTTTGGACTGGTGCAACAAATCGCGGTGAGCGGCGGCGCCGTCAGCGTGACGCTGCAATTGACCACCGCCGATCCGAACGTCGCCCAGCAAATCAAAGCCGACAGCGAGCGCGTGTTGAAGGCATTGCCGGGCGTCAATCAAGTGATCGTCGAGATCATGCGGCCGGCCGGACAGCAGGCAGCCGCTGCGGCGCAAAGCCCGTGGTCACAGCAGAACAAAGTGCCCGGCATCAAAAAAATTGTCGCGGTGGCCAGCGGCAAAGGAGGCGTCGGCAAATCGACCGTTTCCGTAAACATTGCCTGCGCCCTCAAACATCTCGGCGCGCACATCGGCCTGCTGGATTGCGACATCTACGGTCCGAGCATTCCATTGATGATGGGTATTCGCGAACGGCCGACCATCAGCGCCGCCGAAAAAATGGTGCCGCCCGTCAACCACGGCGTGAAATTGATGAGCATGGGCTTTCTGCTGGACGGCGATGCGCCGGTGATCTGGCGCGGGCCAATGATCGTGAAAACCATCCAGCAGTTCTTCATGCAAGTGGAATGGGGCGAGTTGGATTATCTGCTCGTTGATCTTCCGCCCGGCACCGGCGACGCCCAACTCACGCTTTGCCAGACCGTGCCGCTGGACGGCGGCGTCATCGTGACAACGCCGCAGGAAGCGTCGCTGGGCGTCGTAAGGAAAGGCATCGCCATGTTTGAAAAAGTCAACGTGCCCATCCTGGGCATCGTGGAGAACATGAGTTACTTCACCACACCTTCCGGTGAGCGCGTGGAGATTTTTGGGCACGGCGGCGGGCGGGCGGAAGCCGAGCGCAAGAAAGTTCCCTTCCTCGGCGAAGTCCCGTTGTTTACCGAAATTCGCGTCGCCGGCGACAAAGGCGTGCCGCTGGTGGTTTCAGCGGCAAACGAACCGCCCGCGCAAGCGTTTGTCCGCGTTGCCGAAGCGCTAAGGCAAGCACTGGGGACTTAAACCTTAATCTTGATGTTTACGCCATGTTCGACTCTCTAAGCGGCAAGCTCCAGAATGTTTTCAAGAATCTGCGCGGCCTCGGAAAAATTTCTGAGGCCAACGTCAGCGATTCGTTGCGCGAAGTCCGGCTGGCGCTCCTCGAAGCCGATGTGAATTTCAAGGTTGCCCGCGACTTCATTGAGCGCGTCAAAGCGAAATCGCTCGGCGCGGAAGTCGTTCAAAGCATTCAGCCCGGCCAGCAAATCATCAAAATTATCCATGATGAACTGGTGGAGTTGCTCGGCTCGGCCAACGCCGGAATCAATTTGAGCGGCAATCCGGCTTGCGTCCTGATGGTCGGCCTGCACGGTTCGGGCAAGACCACCTCCAGCGGCAAGCTCGCGCGGCTGCTCCATAAGCAAGGCCGCCAGCCGTTGCTGGTCGCCGCCGACGTTAACCGCCCGGCCGCGATGGATCAGCTTGAAACGCTTGGCAAACAAATCGACATTCCCACATTCGTCAAACGCGGCGAGCAGGACGTTTCGAAAATCGCCCGCGAAGCGCTCGACTTCGCCCGCGCAAACAACCGCAATACCTTGATCTTCGACACGGCGGGCCGGTTGCAGATTGACGAGCCGCTGGTGCAGGAACTCGTCCGCCTGCGCGATCTCGTGAAGCCGCAGGAGATTCTGCTCGTGCTCGATGCCGCCACTGGTCAGGAAGCAGTCAACGTCGCCACGCATTTCGATAAGGCGCTGAACATCACCGGCTCCATCCTTACCAAACTCGATGGTGACGCGCGCGGCGGTGCTGCACTCAGCATGAAAGCTGTCACCGGCAAGCCGATCAAGTTCGCGGGCGTGGGCGAAAAGCTGGAGGACTTCGAACCGTTTCATCCCGAGCGCATGGCCTCGCGCATTCTCGGCATGGGCGACGTCGTCAGCCTGGTTGAGCGGGCGGCTGAGGCCGTGGATTTAGACGACGCCAAGCGCATGGAAGAAAAAATGCGCAAGGGGCAGTTCACGATGGAGGATTTTTTGGAGCAACTGCGCCAGATGAAAAAGCTCGGCTCGCTCGAAAGCATCGTGGGCATGTTGCCCGGTGGCGATCAACTGCTGAAAGGCGGCGACCTCAGCAAACAGGAAAAAGAATTCCGGCGGATGGAGGGAATGATCTGCGCGATGACATTGCAGGAGCGGCGCAATCCGCAAATTCTCAATGCCAAACGGCGCATCCGCATCGCCAAAGGCAGCGGCGTTTCCGTGACCGAGTTGAACACCTTGCTCAACAAGTTCGGTCAGATGCAGCAGATGATGAAGAAGATGGGGAAGTTCTCGAAGATGATGGCCCGCATGGGCGGTGGCCTGCCGGGGATGTTGCGGAGGTGACCAACTCAAGTCGTAGCTGCTGACCTCAGCCGGCAGGATCTCCAGTTGCAACTTCTCCTGGTGCCGAATCAGTTTCGGCGGCGAACTCACGCCGATCTGAGCGCCCTTGAACCGCTTCGCCATCGGACGTTTCTTCAACTGCTAAAAAAAAACCACGTTGGTCAAATTAAAATAGACTCCTCCGACACTCGCCCTCATCCGTAAATCAGAGGTTGGCTTTGAATGCTTTGAAATTGAGTCGTTTAGGCCCCAAGTGCGCAAACCAAGTCAAGTCGTGGCATCGGCGCTGCTAAAGCGGCATGGCTCGGTTTCAAACGGAGTTCGCATTCCATTGTGATGCCAGCGTTTTGTTTGTTTTCGGGACGGGCGACAGCCGTGCAGTTAACCAGAGAAAAATTGTTTGTTTCAGCCTATGAAAAAAATCGAAGCGATTATCAAACCTTTCAAATTGGAAGAAGTCAAAGACGCCTTGGGGGAGGAGGGGATCGAGGGGATGACGGTCAGTGAAGTCAAGGGGTTTGGCCGGCAGAAGGGCCATACCGAAATTTATCGGGGCAGCGAATACACGGTGGATTTCCTGCCCAAGATAAAACTCGAACTGGTCGTGGCGGATGGGAAAGTCGATTCGGCCGTCGCCGCCATCGTGAAGGCCGCGAAGACCGGCAAAATCGGGGATGGCAAGGTCTTCGTTTCTCCAGTTCAGGAAGCCATCCGCATCCGCACCGAGGAGAAAGGCGAGCAAGCTGTTTAATCCAACCAACTTCAGAATTCACAACAACCAACCATGAAAAAAATATTTCTCTTCCTTAGTTTGGGCGCGGCCCTTTTATCCAGTGGCCTGACTTCGCGCGCCGCCGATGCCACCAATGCTCCCGAACGCACCGTTCAGGAGCGCCTGGAAGACCTCGAAGCCTACGTCAATAACGGGGCGCGCAATGCCAGCACGAATACGACGACGAAAATCGCCGGGCCAGGCCCGGGCCATAACGGGTTCCAAATGGTCTGCTCGGCTTTGGTGCTCTTCATGACCTTGCCGGGCCTGGCGCTGTTCTACGGCGGACTGGTTCGCCGGAGGAACGTGCTTTCCGTGTTGGCACAATGCCTTGGCATCGCCGGACTGGTTACGATTCTCTGGTGGCTGTGCGGTTACAGCATGGCATTTCACAGTGGCAATCCGTTCTTTGGCAATTTCGACTGGAAGTTTTTGCGCGGCGTAGATTCAAGTCCCAACACCGATTACGCCGCCTGGGTTTCTCATAACGTCTATTCCATGTATCAACTCATGTTTGCCATCATCACGCCGGCGCTCATTATCGGCGCGATCGCCGAGCGCATGAAATTTTCCGCCATTCTGCTCTTCATGACGTTGTGGATGTTTGTCGTTTACTTCCCGCTCGCCCACATGGTTTGGGGCGTGGACGGCTTTATGAACGGTGTCTGGAATCCCAAAGCCACGATCAAAGCCATTGACTTCGCTGGCGGCACGGTGGTGCACATGTCTTCCGGGTGGTCGGCGCTGATTCTTTGCATCATTCTTGGCAAACGGCTTGGCTTTCCCAAGGAGCCGATGCCACCGCACAGCATGGTGCTTTGTATGGTGGGCACCGGCATGTTGTGGGTAGGCTGGTACGGTTTCAACGCCGGCAGCGCCGTGGCGGCCGATGGCATCGCGGCAAATGCGTTCACCACCACCACACTGGCGACGGCCGTGGCTTCGTTCGTCTGGGCGATGGCGGAATATGTCGTCCGCGGCAAACCCAGCATCCTGGGTTTTTGCTCCGGCGCGGTGGCCGGGTTGGTGGTGATTACGCCGGCGTGTGGTTTTGTCACCGCCAAGGGTGCTGTTTGCATTGGTATCGCCGCAGGGCTGATTCCATTCTTTGCGGTTTGGAAACTCAAAGCCTGGTTTGGCTACGATGACGCTCTGGATACTTTCGGCGTTCACGCCATTGGTGGAACTTTGGGTGCATTCATGACTGGCTTGCTGGCAACCGTGACCGCAAATCCCAATCTGGCAGGCGACCCCGCCAAAGCCAACGGCCTCGCTGGATTGGTTCGCCATGGTCTTTGGTTTGAACAGGTCAAGGCCATTAGCGTGACATTGGTGCTCGCAGTTGTCGGCACCGCGATCATCGCCTTCATCGTAAAAGCGGTCATTGGCCTGCGCGTCAGTGAAGAGGTTGAAACCATCGGTCTCGACCTTGCCGAGCACGGCGAAGAAGGTTATCAGGGCTGATCAACCTCAGGAACTTTTCGACGCTGTGCCAATAATGGCGGACGCGATCCGTCTTTGGCACAGCGTTCGATTCGACAAAACCTCAAATAATAATTGTTAAAAAAATTACTATGGCAACAAATGCATCAACAACGGCGACCCCAAAAACCGCGATTGAAATTGGGAAGAAGGGTGGGGCGAAGATGGTGGACGTGAAGTTTGTGGACACGTTTGGGACGTGGCAACACTTCAGCGTGCCGGTCAGCGAGCTGACCGAGGAAGTGTTCGAAGACGGCTTTGGGTTC is a genomic window containing:
- the sufD gene encoding Fe-S cluster assembly protein SufD translates to MVQATDRLDMKATDPFLEKFERFEKEAKHPSWLFPIRKAGIARFAELGFPTTRLEDWRFTNVAPLTKLPFKPVLQDGDISVTTETLSRFTFAGLSGSRLVFVNGHFSKELSTVGALPDGVRVSSLTAALAGDSSLIEKHLARYARSDENAFAALNTAFFQDGAFIHVPAGQIVTEPIQLVFISTAKESGATTHPRNLIIAEKQSRLTVIESYVSTVDAPYFTNAVTEFVIGDNAVVEHLKFQDESLAAFHLATLHSHLGRNCSFISHSIALGARLSRNDIRTNLAGEGLECILNGLYLTKGEQLADHHMIVEHAQPHCASHEYFNGILDDKSKGVFHGRILVQQIAQKTDAKQTNKNLLLSDEATVDTKPQLEIYADDVKCTHGATVGQMDEDSIFYLRARGIGLETARRMLMHAFAGEIIDRVKCEPAREELDKLVWERLEANPHLAEKK
- the ffh gene encoding signal recognition particle protein, giving the protein MFDSLSGKLQNVFKNLRGLGKISEANVSDSLREVRLALLEADVNFKVARDFIERVKAKSLGAEVVQSIQPGQQIIKIIHDELVELLGSANAGINLSGNPACVLMVGLHGSGKTTSSGKLARLLHKQGRQPLLVAADVNRPAAMDQLETLGKQIDIPTFVKRGEQDVSKIAREALDFARANNRNTLIFDTAGRLQIDEPLVQELVRLRDLVKPQEILLVLDAATGQEAVNVATHFDKALNITGSILTKLDGDARGGAALSMKAVTGKPIKFAGVGEKLEDFEPFHPERMASRILGMGDVVSLVERAAEAVDLDDAKRMEEKMRKGQFTMEDFLEQLRQMKKLGSLESIVGMLPGGDQLLKGGDLSKQEKEFRRMEGMICAMTLQERRNPQILNAKRRIRIAKGSGVSVTELNTLLNKFGQMQQMMKKMGKFSKMMARMGGGLPGMLRR
- a CDS encoding Mrp/NBP35 family ATP-binding protein; this translates as MLTEDDIKNALKTVKYPGYNRDIISFGLVQQIAVSGGAVSVTLQLTTADPNVAQQIKADSERVLKALPGVNQVIVEIMRPAGQQAAAAAQSPWSQQNKVPGIKKIVAVASGKGGVGKSTVSVNIACALKHLGAHIGLLDCDIYGPSIPLMMGIRERPTISAAEKMVPPVNHGVKLMSMGFLLDGDAPVIWRGPMIVKTIQQFFMQVEWGELDYLLVDLPPGTGDAQLTLCQTVPLDGGVIVTTPQEASLGVVRKGIAMFEKVNVPILGIVENMSYFTTPSGERVEIFGHGGGRAEAERKKVPFLGEVPLFTEIRVAGDKGVPLVVSAANEPPAQAFVRVAEALRQALGT
- a CDS encoding alpha-keto acid decarboxylase family protein, with amino-acid sequence MRNSISIGQYLIQQLHTHGVRHVFGIPGDYVLGFYDLLEHSKLRIINTCDEQGAGFAADAYARVKGLGAVCVTYCVGGLKVANTTAEAFAEKSPVVVISGAPGMKEREKNPLLHHKVREFDTQKKVFEQLTAASTVLSDPQTAFQEIDRVLHTALRYKRPVYIELPRDLVSVPGIPHHRPPEIHEASDPQILRAALAEARTMINSARKPVILADVEVHRFGLQDALLKLAQETNIPVAATLLGKSVIGEQNPFYLGVYEGAMGRDDVRRYVEDSDCVIMLGAFMTDINLGVFTARLDPARSIYATSEKLALRYHTYENVRFKDFVRGLLRAGLRRRSLNKIPRPTPVNDFKLKRGERRLTVQRLFQRLNAFLSDNTVVVADVGDALFGAADLFIRHRTEFLGPAYYASMGFAVPASIGAQLANPKLRPLVLVGDGAFQMTGMELATAARYNLNPVVIVLNNRGYGTERHMQDGAYNDLWPWHYSRVPEILGAGRGFIVRTEEELDLALNEAEAHAEEFCLLEVRLDPLDHSPAMQRLAERLARRL
- a CDS encoding ammonium transporter, coding for MKKIFLFLSLGAALLSSGLTSRAADATNAPERTVQERLEDLEAYVNNGARNASTNTTTKIAGPGPGHNGFQMVCSALVLFMTLPGLALFYGGLVRRRNVLSVLAQCLGIAGLVTILWWLCGYSMAFHSGNPFFGNFDWKFLRGVDSSPNTDYAAWVSHNVYSMYQLMFAIITPALIIGAIAERMKFSAILLFMTLWMFVVYFPLAHMVWGVDGFMNGVWNPKATIKAIDFAGGTVVHMSSGWSALILCIILGKRLGFPKEPMPPHSMVLCMVGTGMLWVGWYGFNAGSAVAADGIAANAFTTTTLATAVASFVWAMAEYVVRGKPSILGFCSGAVAGLVVITPACGFVTAKGAVCIGIAAGLIPFFAVWKLKAWFGYDDALDTFGVHAIGGTLGAFMTGLLATVTANPNLAGDPAKANGLAGLVRHGLWFEQVKAISVTLVLAVVGTAIIAFIVKAVIGLRVSEEVETIGLDLAEHGEEGYQG
- a CDS encoding SUF system NifU family Fe-S cluster assembly protein, with amino-acid sequence MFDDLTDLYQQVILDHSKSPRNFHKLENANRAAQGHNPLCGDNYTIYALMDGDVIKDLSFQGSGCAISKASASILTDTLKGKTKAEVKALFDKVHDMVTTGNVNGGDIGKLAVFAGVHKFPARVKCAILPWHAVVAAVEGKQEPVSTETEDM
- a CDS encoding P-II family nitrogen regulator → MKKIEAIIKPFKLEEVKDALGEEGIEGMTVSEVKGFGRQKGHTEIYRGSEYTVDFLPKIKLELVVADGKVDSAVAAIVKAAKTGKIGDGKVFVSPVQEAIRIRTEEKGEQAV
- a CDS encoding prepilin-type N-terminal cleavage/methylation domain-containing protein, encoding MSATQRPSVRLITPERPATCSSATGGFTLIELLVVIAIIAILAGLLLPALAKARFAAKKALCTSNMRQWGVALNLYGNDNRTFFPDNTDGIDVSWCGKTVQKFWADYLIKQERGADKSQFHVIFCPTQKYLRDADGVIVDGNGRVLCGFFYLPHRVDGSKWNYNSLGLGGWAYKKKLGADFKNAPVLMDLKLAAGTVGSDGKNAQVNPGGWGGSASLSSHTIRSGEPLGGNFLFEDGHVSWYRSREVDVGSKDTTGWLAFYQIHIP